A genome region from Anopheles stephensi strain Indian chromosome 2, UCI_ANSTEP_V1.0, whole genome shotgun sequence includes the following:
- the LOC118505282 gene encoding guanylate kinase isoform X5 yields MVKQGPRPLVICGPSGSGKSTLLKKLFKEFPDTFGFSVSHTTRKPRPGEENGVHYHFVSVEEMQSAIEKGEFIETAVFSGNMYGTSKKAVENVQHQGKVCVLDIEIEGVKQIRNSDRLNPLLVFVNPPSIEELERRLRGRQTETEESLQKRLNTARKEIEYGTEVGNFDVVVQNNNLKQAYEDLRNFIVRELETQQGQDVFLVTSLVSNYKTHEV; encoded by the exons ATGGTGAAACAAGGACCACGTCCGCTCGTCATCTGTGGGCCATCGGGCTCGGGCAAAAGTACGCTGCTGAAGAAGCTGTTCAAGGAATTTCCGGACACGTTCGGATTCAG CGTTTCGCACACCACTCGCAAACCACGGCCAGGAGAGGAGAATGGCGTCCACTATCATTTTGTCTCGGTGGAAGAGATGCAGTCCGCGATCGAGAAGGGCGAGTTTATTGAGACGGCAGTATTCAGCGGCAATATGTACGGCACCAG CAAAAAGGCAGTAGAAAACGTGCAGCACCAGGgtaaggtgtgtgtgttggacaTTGAAATTGAGGGCGTGAAACAGATTCGCAACTCGGACCGATTGAACCCACTGCTGGTGTTTGTGAATCCGCCCTCGATCGAGGAACTTGAGCGCCGGCTGCGTGGCCGTCAAACGGAAACGGAGGAAAGCTTACAGAAGCGTTTGAACACGGCACGCAAAGAGATTGAGTATG gcACGGAAGTGGGCAACTTTGACGTGGTCGTGCAGAACAACAACCTCAAGCAGGCGTACGAGGATCTGCGCAACTTTATCGTCAGGGAACTCGAAACCCAGCAAGGCCAAG ATGTATTTCTTGTCACGTCATTGGTTAGCAATTACAAGACTCATGAGGTTTAA
- the LOC118505282 gene encoding guanylate kinase isoform X2, which produces MLLNNNVVLCRIATAALRVNCAYGKPTYCQSTFTSRQTQNQCQNNLQYLAKAFSSLNGKMVKQGPRPLVICGPSGSGKSTLLKKLFKEFPDTFGFSVSHTTRKPRPGEENGVHYHFVSVEEMQSAIEKGEFIETAVFSGNMYGTSKKAVENVQHQGKVCVLDIEIEGVKQIRNSDRLNPLLVFVNPPSIEELERRLRGRQTETEESLQKRLNTARKEIEYGTEVGNFDVVVQNNNLKQAYEDLRNFIVRELETQQGQGINVSLNRVFDE; this is translated from the exons ATGTTACTCAACAACAACGTCGTCCTGTGCCGGATCGCTACAGCTGCACTGCGGGTTAATTGCGCGTACGGGAAGCCTACATACTGCCAAAGCACTTTTACCAGTCGGCAAACACAGAACCAGTGCCAGAACAATCTTCAGTATTTAGCAAAAG CATTTTCAAGCCTTAACGGAAAAATGGTGAAACAAGGACCACGTCCGCTCGTCATCTGTGGGCCATCGGGCTCGGGCAAAAGTACGCTGCTGAAGAAGCTGTTCAAGGAATTTCCGGACACGTTCGGATTCAG CGTTTCGCACACCACTCGCAAACCACGGCCAGGAGAGGAGAATGGCGTCCACTATCATTTTGTCTCGGTGGAAGAGATGCAGTCCGCGATCGAGAAGGGCGAGTTTATTGAGACGGCAGTATTCAGCGGCAATATGTACGGCACCAG CAAAAAGGCAGTAGAAAACGTGCAGCACCAGGgtaaggtgtgtgtgttggacaTTGAAATTGAGGGCGTGAAACAGATTCGCAACTCGGACCGATTGAACCCACTGCTGGTGTTTGTGAATCCGCCCTCGATCGAGGAACTTGAGCGCCGGCTGCGTGGCCGTCAAACGGAAACGGAGGAAAGCTTACAGAAGCGTTTGAACACGGCACGCAAAGAGATTGAGTATG gcACGGAAGTGGGCAACTTTGACGTGGTCGTGCAGAACAACAACCTCAAGCAGGCGTACGAGGATCTGCGCAACTTTATCGTCAGGGAACTCGAAACCCAGCAAGGCCAAGGTATCAATGTTAGCCTGAACCGTGTGTTTGACGAGTGA
- the LOC118505282 gene encoding guanylate kinase isoform X3, with translation MLTLTVLIARAFSSLNGKMVKQGPRPLVICGPSGSGKSTLLKKLFKEFPDTFGFSVSHTTRKPRPGEENGVHYHFVSVEEMQSAIEKGEFIETAVFSGNMYGTSKKAVENVQHQGKVCVLDIEIEGVKQIRNSDRLNPLLVFVNPPSIEELERRLRGRQTETEESLQKRLNTARKEIEYGTEVGNFDVVVQNNNLKQAYEDLRNFIVRELETQQGQDVFLVTSLVSNYKTHEV, from the exons ATGCTTACACTAACTGTGTTAATTGCAAGGG CATTTTCAAGCCTTAACGGAAAAATGGTGAAACAAGGACCACGTCCGCTCGTCATCTGTGGGCCATCGGGCTCGGGCAAAAGTACGCTGCTGAAGAAGCTGTTCAAGGAATTTCCGGACACGTTCGGATTCAG CGTTTCGCACACCACTCGCAAACCACGGCCAGGAGAGGAGAATGGCGTCCACTATCATTTTGTCTCGGTGGAAGAGATGCAGTCCGCGATCGAGAAGGGCGAGTTTATTGAGACGGCAGTATTCAGCGGCAATATGTACGGCACCAG CAAAAAGGCAGTAGAAAACGTGCAGCACCAGGgtaaggtgtgtgtgttggacaTTGAAATTGAGGGCGTGAAACAGATTCGCAACTCGGACCGATTGAACCCACTGCTGGTGTTTGTGAATCCGCCCTCGATCGAGGAACTTGAGCGCCGGCTGCGTGGCCGTCAAACGGAAACGGAGGAAAGCTTACAGAAGCGTTTGAACACGGCACGCAAAGAGATTGAGTATG gcACGGAAGTGGGCAACTTTGACGTGGTCGTGCAGAACAACAACCTCAAGCAGGCGTACGAGGATCTGCGCAACTTTATCGTCAGGGAACTCGAAACCCAGCAAGGCCAAG ATGTATTTCTTGTCACGTCATTGGTTAGCAATTACAAGACTCATGAGGTTTAA
- the LOC118505284 gene encoding glutaredoxin-C4, with protein sequence MGSLVSRGVPANMSGPVAEFVKSAIAKDKVVIFSKTYCPYCTMAKEPFKKLNQDYACYELDKRNDGDEIQSVLGELTGARTVPRVFIDGNFVGGGTDIKKMYDDGRLQKMLA encoded by the exons ATGGGTTCATTGGTGAGTCGTGGTGTTCCAGCAAACATGAGCGGTCCAGTAGCGGAATttgtaaaaagtgctattgcAAAGGATAAGGTGGTCATCTTTTCGAAGACCTACTGTCCGTACTGTACCATGGCTAAAGAG CCCTTCAAGAAGCTGAACCAGGATTATGCTTGCTACGAGCTTGACAAACGGAACGACGGTGACGAGATACAGTCCGTGCTGGGAGAGCTGACCGGTGCAAGGACG GTTCCGCGAGTGTTCATCGACGGCAACTTTGTCGGTGGTGGCACCGACATCAAGAAGATGTACGATGATGGCCGGTTACAGAAAATGTTGGCCTAA
- the LOC118505282 gene encoding guanylate kinase isoform X4, which produces MLTLTVLIARAFSSLNGKMVKQGPRPLVICGPSGSGKSTLLKKLFKEFPDTFGFSVSHTTRKPRPGEENGVHYHFVSVEEMQSAIEKGEFIETAVFSGNMYGTSKKAVENVQHQGKVCVLDIEIEGVKQIRNSDRLNPLLVFVNPPSIEELERRLRGRQTETEESLQKRLNTARKEIEYGTEVGNFDVVVQNNNLKQAYEDLRNFIVRELETQQGQGINVSLNRVFDE; this is translated from the exons ATGCTTACACTAACTGTGTTAATTGCAAGGG CATTTTCAAGCCTTAACGGAAAAATGGTGAAACAAGGACCACGTCCGCTCGTCATCTGTGGGCCATCGGGCTCGGGCAAAAGTACGCTGCTGAAGAAGCTGTTCAAGGAATTTCCGGACACGTTCGGATTCAG CGTTTCGCACACCACTCGCAAACCACGGCCAGGAGAGGAGAATGGCGTCCACTATCATTTTGTCTCGGTGGAAGAGATGCAGTCCGCGATCGAGAAGGGCGAGTTTATTGAGACGGCAGTATTCAGCGGCAATATGTACGGCACCAG CAAAAAGGCAGTAGAAAACGTGCAGCACCAGGgtaaggtgtgtgtgttggacaTTGAAATTGAGGGCGTGAAACAGATTCGCAACTCGGACCGATTGAACCCACTGCTGGTGTTTGTGAATCCGCCCTCGATCGAGGAACTTGAGCGCCGGCTGCGTGGCCGTCAAACGGAAACGGAGGAAAGCTTACAGAAGCGTTTGAACACGGCACGCAAAGAGATTGAGTATG gcACGGAAGTGGGCAACTTTGACGTGGTCGTGCAGAACAACAACCTCAAGCAGGCGTACGAGGATCTGCGCAACTTTATCGTCAGGGAACTCGAAACCCAGCAAGGCCAAGGTATCAATGTTAGCCTGAACCGTGTGTTTGACGAGTGA
- the LOC118505280 gene encoding RNA-binding protein lark — MSKAVKIDPSSESSRELPPGTFKLFIGNVDEKTQPSELRPLFEKYGTVVECDVVKNFGFVHMENEDQGREAIQHLNGYVIGGQAIKVEAARSRRAPNANTTKIFVGNLTDKTRAPLVRELFKKFGTVIECDIVRNYGFVHLDATGDVNDAIRELNGMMVDGQPMKVQVSTSRVRPKPGMGDPEQCYRCGRAGHWSKECPRLIWAERGFRERSMYARDPYPPPPPPPFLRDRIMDGFRDTFDYYDRYEDPRDLFERRYGIRGRDFPPIRREPMPPIPPLMRRSVTESSRSSSSYEAIFSRRTPPPTSRNGSSSISRFGVYEDFSRDSFDDRRGLRGPSPTHRYAPY; from the exons ATGAGCAAAGCCGTCAAAATAGATCCATCCAGTGAAAGCAGCCGGGAGCTGCCGCCCGGTACGTTCAAGCTCTTCATCGGCAATGTCGACGAGAAGACGCAGCCGTCCGAACTGCGGCCACTGTTCGAAAAGTACGGTACGGTTGTCGAGTGCGATGTGGTGAAGAATTTCGGCTTCGTACACATGGAAAACGAAGATCAGGGCCGCGAGGCGATACAGCACCTGAACGGGTACGTGATCGGTGGGCAAGCGATCAAGGTGGAGGCGGCCAGAAGTCGCCGCGCCCCGAACGCCAACACGACAAAGATATTCGTCGGCAATCTTACGGACAAAACGCGCGCCCCGCTAGTACGCGAGCTGTTTAAGAAGTTCGGTACCGTCATCGAGTGCGATATCGTGCGGAACTATGGCTTCGTGCATCTCGATGCGACCGGAGACGTGAACGATGCGATCCGGGAACTGAACGGTATGATGGTGGACGGGCAACCGATGAAGGTGCAGGTGTCCACCAGCCGCGTCCGGCCGAAGCCGGGTATGGGCGATCCGGAACAGTGCTATCGGTGCGGTCGGGCCGGCCACTGGTCGAAGGAGTGCCCGCGCCTGATCTGGGCCGAACGAGGCTTCCGCGAACGCAGCATGTACGCACGGGATCCGTatccgccgccgccaccgccgccctTCCTTCGCGAtcgtataatggacggatttAGG GACACCTTTGACTACTATGATCGGTATGAAGATCCACGCGACCTGTTCGAACGCCGGTACGGTATCCGGGGACGTGATTTTCCCCCCATAAGGCGCGAACCGATGCCCCCGATACCGCCCCTGATGAGGCGCAGTGTTACCGAGAgtagccgcagcagcagcagctacgaAGCGATCTTCAGCCGGCGTACGCCGCCTCCGACCAGCCGgaacggaagcagcagcatcagccggttcggtgtgtacgaAGACTTTAGCCGGGATTCGTTCGACGATAGGCGCGGACTGCGAGGACCTTCGCCGACCCATCGATACGCACCGTACTGA
- the LOC118505282 gene encoding guanylate kinase isoform X1: protein MLLNNNVVLCRIATAALRVNCAYGKPTYCQSTFTSRQTQNQCQNNLQYLAKAFSSLNGKMVKQGPRPLVICGPSGSGKSTLLKKLFKEFPDTFGFSVSHTTRKPRPGEENGVHYHFVSVEEMQSAIEKGEFIETAVFSGNMYGTSKKAVENVQHQGKVCVLDIEIEGVKQIRNSDRLNPLLVFVNPPSIEELERRLRGRQTETEESLQKRLNTARKEIEYGTEVGNFDVVVQNNNLKQAYEDLRNFIVRELETQQGQDVFLVTSLVSNYKTHEV, encoded by the exons ATGTTACTCAACAACAACGTCGTCCTGTGCCGGATCGCTACAGCTGCACTGCGGGTTAATTGCGCGTACGGGAAGCCTACATACTGCCAAAGCACTTTTACCAGTCGGCAAACACAGAACCAGTGCCAGAACAATCTTCAGTATTTAGCAAAAG CATTTTCAAGCCTTAACGGAAAAATGGTGAAACAAGGACCACGTCCGCTCGTCATCTGTGGGCCATCGGGCTCGGGCAAAAGTACGCTGCTGAAGAAGCTGTTCAAGGAATTTCCGGACACGTTCGGATTCAG CGTTTCGCACACCACTCGCAAACCACGGCCAGGAGAGGAGAATGGCGTCCACTATCATTTTGTCTCGGTGGAAGAGATGCAGTCCGCGATCGAGAAGGGCGAGTTTATTGAGACGGCAGTATTCAGCGGCAATATGTACGGCACCAG CAAAAAGGCAGTAGAAAACGTGCAGCACCAGGgtaaggtgtgtgtgttggacaTTGAAATTGAGGGCGTGAAACAGATTCGCAACTCGGACCGATTGAACCCACTGCTGGTGTTTGTGAATCCGCCCTCGATCGAGGAACTTGAGCGCCGGCTGCGTGGCCGTCAAACGGAAACGGAGGAAAGCTTACAGAAGCGTTTGAACACGGCACGCAAAGAGATTGAGTATG gcACGGAAGTGGGCAACTTTGACGTGGTCGTGCAGAACAACAACCTCAAGCAGGCGTACGAGGATCTGCGCAACTTTATCGTCAGGGAACTCGAAACCCAGCAAGGCCAAG ATGTATTTCTTGTCACGTCATTGGTTAGCAATTACAAGACTCATGAGGTTTAA
- the LOC118505279 gene encoding uncharacterized protein LOC118505279: MSKFLTLRRPTTISKLLQQVPQHPDALPREVVPQWVDLLPSAKLPNRCCPVHAAEFSRGPLAQFRWKYPNDHGFDLQDACIRIASKEYHVLHDKHLRHYWTEALKKNLKHRGLISEDERVLCTLMELNRFRNFLSHHHRLHLLKLVHQMESEEANANQCKKIQTELKNAVDFCEKLAIIRGRADRIFVQKMEQWKTSVNNCNQQTANIIKSFEMNKLNNLAEGHQRYLKSKKRYCELLADRKRKTLILRRKLRERDAALQQRLINNKRRRREIKTRMQIERFRMHYLANLKERNENRQYLESFLTQMHHKVQDRKDMYDRKHKKLEQELVRRKTRNLASKYYRRSKATLVKALLRECKKSVCAKPGKTASMVHERMERAIDAAYAIHTTISPTTSSTQIIDTASQFILDLRDAPIDPLPQDTLITGYVVERLRDMMDQIVRKSVQEARTLIEQVAVKKFESLNRDDNSVRSSLSNQGSVARVASYQTRSEHPNQSRVSMGPAAIVEQYETERFSLKKCKYRPPTPVTSVTSLVEHTFHQSNEERISISALEVNTEAALDVLRRIHSDSYPLIHVMYSQRRYLEGNLLKYRMILQPYVDQRVLTAIDLDRMTMVSCVEVADSGPAEREEILRLTANALLKFPDSNHEYAVALFDSVNFLSRQAIRKVQQMLNAP; the protein is encoded by the exons ATGTCCAAATTTCTAACTCTCCGTCGTCCAACGACGATATCCAAATTGCTTCAACAAGTTCCACAACATCCGGATGCACTTCCTCGCGAAGTCGTTCCGCAATGGGTCGATTTGCTGCCATCAGCGAAGTTGCCCAACCGTTGCTGTCCTGTACACGCGGCAGAGTTTTCCCGAGGACCGTTAGCCCAGTTTCGGTGGAAGTATCCCAACGATCATGGATTTGATCTGCAAGATGCTTGCATTCGAATCGCCAGCAAGGAGTACCACGTGCTGCATGATAAACATCTGCGCCATTACTGGACCGAAGCACTCAAAAAG AACTTGAAGCACCGCGGCTTAATCAGTGAAGACGAGCGAGTCCTGTGTACGCTGATGGAGCTCAATCGTTTTCGAAACTTTCTTTCCCACCATCATCGATTGCATTTGCTAAAACTTGTGCATCAAATG GAAAGCGAAGAAGCAAATGCCAATCAATGTAAGAAAATACAAACAGAACTGAAGAATGCCGTAGACTTTTGCGAGAAATTGGCAATTATACGCGGTCGGGCTGATAGAATTTTTGTCCAAAAAATGGAACA GTGGAAAACATCAGTAAACAACTGTAACCAACAAACCGCCAACATAATCAAGAGCTTTGAGATGAACAAGCTAAATAACTTAGCCGAGGGACATCAGCGCTACCTGAAAAGCAAGAAGCGCTACTGTGAACTTTTAGCGGATCGAAAGCG GAAAACTTTAATCCTACGGAGAAAACTGAGAGAAAGAGATGCTGCGCTGCAGCAGAGATTaatcaacaacaaacgaaGGAGACGGGAGATAAAAACAAGAATG CAAATCGAACGCTTTCGAATGCACTACTTGGCGAACCTGAAGGAACGGAATGAGAACAGGCAATACTTGGAATCGTTTCTCACCCAAATGCACCATAAAGTGCAGGACCGAAAGGACATGTACGACCGGAAGCACAAAAAGTTGGAACAAGAGCTAGTGCGGAGAAAAACGAGGAATCTAGCGAGCAAGTACTATCGTCGCAGTAAGGCAACGCTCGTGAAAGCTCTGCTGAGGGAGTGTAAGAAGAGTGTCTGCGCTAAGCCGGGCAAGACTGCTTCCATGGTGCACGAGAGGATGGAGCGTGCGATCGATGCGGCCTATGCCATTCACACTACCATCAGTCCCACTACCAGCAGCACGCAGATCATCGATACGGCTAGCCAGTTTATACTGGACTTGCGTGACGCACCGATCGATCCCTTACCGCAGGACACGCTTATCACGGGCTATGTGGTCGAACGATTGCGCGACATGATGGATCAGATTGTCCGGAAATCAGTCCAGGAAGCACGGACACTGATAGAGCAGGTTGCTGTTAAAAAGTTTGAATCCCTCAACAGAGACGACAACTCGGTCAGGTCTTCACTTTCCAACCAAGGAAGCGTGGCAAGGGTAGCCTCCTATCAGACGCGCTCCGAACACCCGAATCAGTCCCGGGTGTCCATGGGACCGGCCGCGATCGTGGAGCAGTACGAAACCGAACGCTTTtcgttgaaaaagtgcaaataTCGACCTCCTACGCCCGTTACCTCCGTAACCTCGCTTGTAGAACATACGTTTCATCAATCGAACGAAGAGCGAATCAGCATCAGTGCGCTGGAAGTAAATACCGAGGCGGCGTTGGACGTGTTGCGGCGAATCCATTCCGATTCCTACCCACTCATACACGTAATGTACAGTCAGCGGCGCTATTTGGAAGGCAATCTGTTGAAATACCGCATGATTCTACAACCGTACGTAGACCAGCGCGTGTTGACCGCAATCGATCTTGATAGGATGACAATGGTCAGCTGCGTTGAAGTGGCTGATAGTGGACCCGCTGAGAGAGAGGAAATTTTGAGGCTTACAGCAAACGCTTTGCTAAAGTTTCCCGATAGCAATCATGAGTATGCGGTCGCTCTGTTTGACTCGGTCAATTTCCTATCGAGGCAAGCTATTAGAAAGGTGCAGCAAATGTTGAACGCACCCTAA